The Lysobacterales bacterium region CCGCGCCGGGCGCCTCGACGAGGCCGAGCAGGCCTATCGGGCCCTGCTGCCGACCCAGCCGGCCAGCGCCGGGCGAATGCTGGGCGTGCTGCTGCTGCAGCGCGAACGCTGGGCGGAAGGCGCCGCTGTGCTGGTGCCGCTGTCCAAGGCCGAGCCGCGCGACGCCGAGCTGGCGGTGAACGCGTCGCTGGCGCTGCGGCGCAGCGGCCAGCGCGAACCCGCGGTGATGGCGGCGCGCTGCGCGACCGCGGCCGATCCGCAGCGCCTGTCGGGCTGGAACGCGCTGGGGCTCGCTGCGCTGGAAACGGGCGAGCTTGAAGAAGCGCTCACGGCCTTCGAGCGCGGCCTCCAGCTCGCTCCTGGACACCCGGCCTTGTCCCTGCACCGCGCCCAGACCCTGCGTCGGCTGGGCCGCTACAGCGAGGCCGGGCCGGCGTTCGCCGAGCTGGTGAACGCCCAGCCCGCTTTGCTTGAGGCCTGGCGCGGCCTGGCCGCGACCAACGCGGCCGTCGGCAACGTCGATCTTGCGCTTGAATGCCGCAGTCGCGCGCTGGCGCTGCAGCCGCAGGACCCGGAGCTGCGCCTTGAGCACGCGGTCGCCCAGCTGCTGCACGAGCAGGCCGAGGCGGCGGTGCGCTCGATCGAGGCCCTGATTGCGGACGGCCACGGCGATGCCCAGGCCTGGGCCTGGCTGGGCCGCGCGCAGCTCAAGTGCGGCCAGCGCGAGGCCGCCCGCGCGGCTTTCGCGCAGGCGCAGCAGCGCGATCCCCAGGATCAAGTGGTTGCCCACTTTCTGGCGGCGCTCACCGGTGAGCTGCCGAGCGAGGTGGAAAGCGACTACATCCGACGCCTGTTCGACGACTTCGCCGGCCATTTCGAAAGCACCCTCGTCGGCAAACTCGGCTATGCCACGCCGGCGCGGCTCGCGGCGTTCATCCGCGAACAGGCCGGCGATGCCTTCGCGACCGTGCTCGACCTCGGCTGCGGCACCGGCCTGATGGCGGTCGAGCTGGCGGCCGAGGGCCGCGTCATCGATGGCGTTGATCTGTCGACCCGCATGCTCGACGTGGCGCGCACCAAGGGCCTCTACCGCGCGCTCTACGCCGCCGAGGTGCTGGAGTTCCTGCGCGGACTCGATCAGCGCTGGGACCTCATCGTCGCCGCCGACGTGTTCGTCTATTTCGCCGACTTGGCGGCCGTGTTCGCCGCGGCCTTCGAGCGCCTGCCGCCGGGTGGCGGCTTCGCATTCTCGATCGAGCGCAGCGCCGGCGATGCCACCGAGCTGCCGGCCGAGACCGGCCGCTACCGCCACGCGCCTGCAGCGCTGCGCGCGCAGCTGGCAGCCTGTGGTTTCGTTGGGATTGCGGAGCAGCAGGTCGCCATCCGCCTCGAAAAGGGCGAGCCGGTGGCCGGCGTGCTGATGCTGGCCACGCGGCCGGGCTGATCGCGAGGGAAGCTCTGATTTGTTGGAGCTTCCGGCGCGCGAGGGATGGCGCGCCCGCGGATCCAGCAGGCACGTGCTTGATCCAGCTCGACCGAGCGAAGCGGAGGCGTCGCCGCGCAGCGGCCGAACGCGTCCGGACATGCGCCGGACGCGCGACCACGGATCAAGGCCAGGAGGGACTTGGTCCGTGTTGCCCTAGGCTCCGTTCTCCTCGATCGGTCAAGGCGCAGGGAGAGCGGAGCAGCCTGCCTCGTCGCAGCCCCGCCGCGATCAGCTTTCCGCGCGTTTCTCACCGTCGCCGGGCAGCGGCGCATGGCCCCAGGGCGTCGGCGGGATGTCGACCGGCGTGGTCAGGTCGAACTCGACCTGGAACAGGCGGCCGCCCGGTCGCGACAGTTCGTACAGGTAGCGCTTGCCCGGCTCGATCTCGATCGCCCAGGTGTTGGTGGTGGAGACCGCCCGGCCCTGCGCGTTGAACAGGTCGATGCTGAAGGCATCGACCGGGAACTCCTGGCGCAGCGCGCTGCCCTCGCTCGCGGTGTCGCCGCCGTACTGGGTCATCGCGTCCTCGCTGCCGTCGGCATGACGATGGTCGTGCTTGAGTCGCAGGCCGGTCTCGGTGCGGGTGATGACCCAGGTGCGCGAACGGTCGTCGCCGACGTGGAAGGGCAGCTTGACCTCGGTGTCGCCGCACTCGCGCACATGCATCACCAGCGCCTTGCCCTCGAAGGGGTCGTTCGGCTCCGCCGGCACGTTGGTGACGATGCGTCCCGCGAAAGCCTGGCCGCAGTGTTGGCGCAGGGCGTCGAGGAAGGCATCGGGGGCTGCGCGCTCGGCGGGAGCCACCGGCGCTTCGGCGGCGGCAGGTGCGGCGGCCGCGGTCGTCGGTGCCGGCGCTGCAGTGCTGCTGGCGGGAGGCGCATCGTTGCCGCAGGCCGCGAGCAGACACAGGGCGGGCAGCAGGGCCAGTTTCGGAAGCGTCATCGGGCTCGGGCTCGAAAAATGGAAGGCTCGGGACCGTAGCAGAGCTCGGCCGCGAACGCATCGCGGCGCCCGCAGCGTGCTGGTGCGTGGGCCCTCGCTCACCCGGCGCGGTGTGGGTTCAGAGCTCCGCCCACTGCCTCATCAG contains the following coding sequences:
- a CDS encoding tetratricopeptide repeat protein, which codes for MSTPQLDAAMNLHRAGRLDEAEQAYRALLPTQPASAGRMLGVLLLQRERWAEGAAVLVPLSKAEPRDAELAVNASLALRRSGQREPAVMAARCATAADPQRLSGWNALGLAALETGELEEALTAFERGLQLAPGHPALSLHRAQTLRRLGRYSEAGPAFAELVNAQPALLEAWRGLAATNAAVGNVDLALECRSRALALQPQDPELRLEHAVAQLLHEQAEAAVRSIEALIADGHGDAQAWAWLGRAQLKCGQREAARAAFAQAQQRDPQDQVVAHFLAALTGELPSEVESDYIRRLFDDFAGHFESTLVGKLGYATPARLAAFIREQAGDAFATVLDLGCGTGLMAVELAAEGRVIDGVDLSTRMLDVARTKGLYRALYAAEVLEFLRGLDQRWDLIVAADVFVYFADLAAVFAAAFERLPPGGGFAFSIERSAGDATELPAETGRYRHAPAALRAQLAACGFVGIAEQQVAIRLEKGEPVAGVLMLATRPG